A genomic region of Paramormyrops kingsleyae isolate MSU_618 chromosome 19, PKINGS_0.4, whole genome shotgun sequence contains the following coding sequences:
- the LOC140581154 gene encoding uncharacterized protein isoform X1 has translation MGYSCCVKGCHTKSHGRKVDHKIRFFRIPTWKRGYGRQVEEVTKRRRMAWVAAVRRTEITFNRISPFMRVCSLHFHKGQPAYEMMETDPDWAPSLHLGHTYVTPTAIARFERQSRREQLRKEILQAAEMGVDKDGELGELQSEDSTPEPGGESNQQQTEDGTPDTGEDGGQLYAEEWTHEAVGESDELITEDEIQNSSHDVAQTECELCVLRRAEIIRLLEENRELRRELNECRISDGFFGEDDEKVKYYTGLPNLGIFMALFRFLVPLMHGQRKILTPFQMLLLTFMRLRLDLPPQHLAHLFWISPKTVYRIFNEMVSFLHANLRRSIVWPERETLRKIMPHEFVEAFGHRVAVIIDCFEIFTERPSNLKARAQMFSSCKHHHTMKYLIGITPKGAICFLSKGWGGRTSDKHITLNSGFLANLLPGNIVLADRGFDIQECVGMLCAEVKLPAFTKGYCQLAARDVEETRKIAHLRIHVERVIGNVCQKYKILTGTTPINMILPCDGEEVTMLDKVVTVCCALTNQCPTVV, from the exons ATGGGATACTCGTGttgtgtgaaaggctgtcatactaaatcacatggcagaaaggtggaccacaaGATAAGATTTTTTCGGAttcccacttggaaaagagGATATGGACGGCAGGTAGAGGAGGTAACAAAGAGGCGTCGGATGGCCTGGGTCGCAGCGGTGAGACGCACGGAGATCACGTTCAACAGGATATCTCCGTTCATGCGTGTTTGCTCTCTGCATTTTCATAAAG GACAACCAGCTTATGAAATGATGGAGACTGACCCTGACTGGGCACCATCCCTACATCTGGGGCATACATATGTTACACCCACAGCCATTGCACGCTTTGAAAGACAAAGTAGACGTGAGCAGCTACGGAAAGAGATACTGCAAGCAGCAGAGATGGGGGTCGACAAGGATGGAGAACTTGGAGAGCTGCAGAGTGAGGATAGCACACCAGAGCCTGGTGGTGAAAGCAACCAGCAACAGACTGAGGATGGGACACCTGACACTGGAGAAGACGGTGGTCAGCTATATGCCGAAGAGTGGACACATGAGGCAGTAGGAGAAAGTGATGAGCTCATCACTGAGGACGAGATACAGAACAGCAGTCATGACGTGGCACAGACTGAATGTGAATTGTGTGTGCTCAGGCGTGCAGAAATAATCCGCCTGTTGGAAGAAAACAGAGAGCTACGACGTGAACTCAATGAGTGCAGGATATCTGATGGTTTCTTTGGAGAGGATGATGAAAAAGTAAAGTACTATACAGGTCTGCCAAACCTGGGAATCTTTATGGCATTATTCAGGTTTTTGGTACCTCTCATGCATGGTCAAAGGAAAATTCTCACCCCATTTCAAATGCTCCTGTTAACTTTCATGCGCCTTCGATTGGATCTGCCTCCACAACACCTAGCTCATCTGTTTTGGATTTCCCCAAAGACAGTGTACAGAATATTCAATGAAATGGTGTCATTTTTACATGCAAACTTGAGGCGTTCTATTGTAtggccagagagagagacactgcGCAAAATTATGcctcatgagtttgtggaggccTTTGGACACAGAGTGGCAGTGATTATTGACTGTTTTGAGATTTTCACTGAGAGACCATCAAATCTGAAAGCACGTGCCCAAATGTTTTCCAGCTGTAAGCACCACCACACTATGAAATACCTGATAGGTATTACTCCCAAGGgagccatttgttttttatcaAAAGGCTGGGGAGGTCGTACAAGTGACAAACATATAACGCTGAACAGTGGTTTTCTTGCTAATCTGTTGCCTGGGAATATTGTCTTGGCTGACAGAGGTTTTGACATACAGGAATGTGTGGGCATGTTGTGTGCAGAGGTCAAACTTCCAGCGTTTACTAAAGGCTACTGTCAGTTGGCAGCTAGAGATGTGGAGGAAACTAGAAAAATAGCACATTTGAGAATCCATGTTGAAAGGGTCATTGGAAATGTCTGCcagaaatataaaattttaacaggAACCACTCCTATAAACATGATTCTTCCATGTGATGGTGAAGAAGTCACAATGCTGGATAAAGttgtcactgtgtgctgtgcctTGACAAACCAATGCCCAACTGTAGTCTAG
- the LOC140581154 gene encoding uncharacterized protein isoform X2: MMETDPDWAPSLHLGHTYVTPTAIARFERQSRREQLRKEILQAAEMGVDKDGELGELQSEDSTPEPGGESNQQQTEDGTPDTGEDGGQLYAEEWTHEAVGESDELITEDEIQNSSHDVAQTECELCVLRRAEIIRLLEENRELRRELNECRISDGFFGEDDEKVKYYTGLPNLGIFMALFRFLVPLMHGQRKILTPFQMLLLTFMRLRLDLPPQHLAHLFWISPKTVYRIFNEMVSFLHANLRRSIVWPERETLRKIMPHEFVEAFGHRVAVIIDCFEIFTERPSNLKARAQMFSSCKHHHTMKYLIGITPKGAICFLSKGWGGRTSDKHITLNSGFLANLLPGNIVLADRGFDIQECVGMLCAEVKLPAFTKGYCQLAARDVEETRKIAHLRIHVERVIGNVCQKYKILTGTTPINMILPCDGEEVTMLDKVVTVCCALTNQCPTVV; encoded by the coding sequence ATGATGGAGACTGACCCTGACTGGGCACCATCCCTACATCTGGGGCATACATATGTTACACCCACAGCCATTGCACGCTTTGAAAGACAAAGTAGACGTGAGCAGCTACGGAAAGAGATACTGCAAGCAGCAGAGATGGGGGTCGACAAGGATGGAGAACTTGGAGAGCTGCAGAGTGAGGATAGCACACCAGAGCCTGGTGGTGAAAGCAACCAGCAACAGACTGAGGATGGGACACCTGACACTGGAGAAGACGGTGGTCAGCTATATGCCGAAGAGTGGACACATGAGGCAGTAGGAGAAAGTGATGAGCTCATCACTGAGGACGAGATACAGAACAGCAGTCATGACGTGGCACAGACTGAATGTGAATTGTGTGTGCTCAGGCGTGCAGAAATAATCCGCCTGTTGGAAGAAAACAGAGAGCTACGACGTGAACTCAATGAGTGCAGGATATCTGATGGTTTCTTTGGAGAGGATGATGAAAAAGTAAAGTACTATACAGGTCTGCCAAACCTGGGAATCTTTATGGCATTATTCAGGTTTTTGGTACCTCTCATGCATGGTCAAAGGAAAATTCTCACCCCATTTCAAATGCTCCTGTTAACTTTCATGCGCCTTCGATTGGATCTGCCTCCACAACACCTAGCTCATCTGTTTTGGATTTCCCCAAAGACAGTGTACAGAATATTCAATGAAATGGTGTCATTTTTACATGCAAACTTGAGGCGTTCTATTGTAtggccagagagagagacactgcGCAAAATTATGcctcatgagtttgtggaggccTTTGGACACAGAGTGGCAGTGATTATTGACTGTTTTGAGATTTTCACTGAGAGACCATCAAATCTGAAAGCACGTGCCCAAATGTTTTCCAGCTGTAAGCACCACCACACTATGAAATACCTGATAGGTATTACTCCCAAGGgagccatttgttttttatcaAAAGGCTGGGGAGGTCGTACAAGTGACAAACATATAACGCTGAACAGTGGTTTTCTTGCTAATCTGTTGCCTGGGAATATTGTCTTGGCTGACAGAGGTTTTGACATACAGGAATGTGTGGGCATGTTGTGTGCAGAGGTCAAACTTCCAGCGTTTACTAAAGGCTACTGTCAGTTGGCAGCTAGAGATGTGGAGGAAACTAGAAAAATAGCACATTTGAGAATCCATGTTGAAAGGGTCATTGGAAATGTCTGCcagaaatataaaattttaacaggAACCACTCCTATAAACATGATTCTTCCATGTGATGGTGAAGAAGTCACAATGCTGGATAAAGttgtcactgtgtgctgtgcctTGACAAACCAATGCCCAACTGTAGTCTAG